A region from the Thauera humireducens genome encodes:
- a CDS encoding phosphoadenylyl-sulfate reductase, whose translation MNASVSILRPATRNPATRPALTDALRATVGAKAAAALALLREAVAEFGGKGELAFANSFGAEDMVLTDLILSNGLPIEIFSLDTGRLPAETYTLIGEVEQRYGTTLKIYFPDATAVETFVRSHGINAFYDSVELRKACCGVRKMEPLRRALAGKQAWITGLRAAQSVTRSGLPLREFDGANGLEKLNPLSDWSETEVWAYIRLHEVPYNALHDQFYPSIGCAPCTRAIAVGEDVRAGRWWWEDPASKECGLHVKKG comes from the coding sequence ATGAACGCGAGCGTCTCGATCCTGCGCCCAGCCACCCGCAACCCGGCGACCCGCCCTGCCCTGACCGACGCGCTGCGTGCCACCGTCGGCGCCAAGGCCGCGGCCGCGCTGGCCCTGCTGCGCGAGGCGGTGGCCGAGTTCGGTGGCAAGGGCGAGCTCGCCTTCGCCAACAGTTTCGGCGCCGAGGACATGGTGCTGACCGACCTGATCCTGTCGAACGGCCTGCCGATCGAGATCTTCTCGCTCGACACCGGACGCCTGCCGGCCGAGACCTACACGCTGATCGGCGAGGTCGAGCAACGCTACGGCACCACGCTGAAGATCTACTTCCCGGATGCGACCGCAGTGGAGACCTTCGTGCGCAGCCACGGCATCAACGCCTTCTACGACTCGGTCGAACTGCGCAAGGCGTGCTGCGGCGTGCGCAAGATGGAGCCGCTGCGCCGTGCACTGGCGGGCAAGCAGGCCTGGATCACCGGCCTGCGCGCCGCCCAGTCGGTCACCCGCAGCGGTCTGCCGCTGCGCGAGTTCGACGGCGCCAACGGGCTGGAAAAGCTCAACCCCTTGTCGGACTGGAGCGAGACAGAAGTCTGGGCCTACATCCGCCTGCATGAGGTGCCCTACAACGCGCTGCACGACCAGTTCTACCCCAGCATCGGCTGTGCGCCCTGCACACGGGCCATTGCCGTGGGCGAGGACGTGCGCGCCGGCCGCTGGTGGTGGGAAGACCCCGCCTCCAAGGAGTGCGGCCTCCACGTCAAGAAGGGGTAA
- a CDS encoding PEP-CTERM sorting domain-containing protein, whose amino-acid sequence MKRFIITAAITAAFTVPAAAIAGSISPATFEATIAVGGSVTVSKTVTTDAIGASKVDVFFLTDDTGSMGGPINNVKTTAAALLTALQDTYTDIAFGVGSYDGDPREGVPIASPPAANLTAAYSRQSMITTDTTQVEAAINTWAAGGGGDSPEANFFALHQVATSGGFTDGLGTTDNGGAGYSTGLATGWREGAARVIVWFGDIVSHTTTVSQDEAIAALTANGVTVVAMNSSGDNSGIDGSNQADSIVAATGGVIVNNFASVPIANIVDSIVGAIGDATSTLDLSLAVQGGVPAGLNISFVCTSTEGCDDVAGGESRTFDMTITGLTPGDYDFTVIAPGVAGASERDLITVTADGGGTVPEPGTLGLLAASLLGAGFARRRKH is encoded by the coding sequence ATGAAACGCTTCATCATCACCGCCGCCATCACCGCGGCCTTCACCGTCCCGGCCGCAGCTATCGCCGGATCGATTAGCCCCGCCACCTTCGAGGCAACTATTGCGGTCGGTGGCTCGGTCACCGTCAGCAAAACGGTCACCACCGACGCCATCGGCGCCAGCAAGGTAGACGTCTTCTTCCTCACCGACGACACCGGCAGCATGGGCGGCCCCATCAACAACGTGAAGACCACGGCGGCAGCCCTCCTGACCGCACTGCAGGACACGTATACCGATATCGCCTTCGGCGTCGGCAGCTACGATGGCGACCCCCGCGAAGGTGTTCCGATCGCGAGCCCGCCCGCTGCCAACCTGACGGCGGCATACTCCCGCCAATCGATGATCACCACCGACACCACGCAGGTGGAAGCTGCGATCAACACCTGGGCGGCTGGCGGCGGCGGCGACAGCCCGGAAGCCAACTTCTTTGCGCTGCACCAGGTGGCCACCTCGGGCGGCTTCACGGACGGGCTTGGCACCACCGATAACGGCGGTGCAGGCTACAGCACCGGTCTGGCGACTGGCTGGCGTGAAGGCGCGGCGCGCGTGATCGTATGGTTCGGCGATATCGTTTCGCACACGACCACTGTCAGCCAGGATGAGGCCATTGCGGCACTGACGGCGAACGGCGTCACCGTGGTCGCGATGAATAGCAGCGGCGACAACAGCGGCATCGACGGCAGCAACCAGGCCGACTCGATCGTGGCCGCGACCGGCGGCGTGATCGTCAATAACTTCGCCTCCGTGCCCATCGCCAACATCGTCGATTCGATCGTCGGTGCTATCGGTGACGCCACCTCCACCCTCGACCTGTCCCTGGCCGTGCAGGGTGGCGTGCCCGCCGGATTGAATATCAGCTTCGTGTGCACCAGCACGGAAGGCTGCGACGACGTTGCCGGCGGCGAGTCGCGGACCTTCGACATGACGATCACCGGGTTGACGCCGGGCGACTATGATTTCACCGTTATCGCCCCGGGTGTCGCCGGCGCGTCCGAGCGTGACCTCATCACCGTGACCGCTGATGGTGGCGGGACGGTCCCTGAGCCCGGCACGCTCGGCCTGCTTGCCGCGAGCCTGCTCGGGGCCGGTTTCGCGCGCCGTCGCAAGCACTAA
- a CDS encoding RNA-binding S4 domain-containing protein, whose product MTSETPVTRGRGAVEKESAHGVSSVVDAAASPSSVRTRLDKWLWAARFFKHRTAATEAVDGGKVKLNGAAVKPAREVKAGDRIDVTIGEETRSVVVRAIAEKRGSATVAQTLYEETTESIEQRERARELRRFAAPPGADLHGRPTKRDRRRIDRFGGY is encoded by the coding sequence ATGACGAGTGAGACACCCGTCACGCGAGGACGAGGGGCTGTGGAGAAGGAGTCTGCGCACGGTGTCTCTTCGGTGGTAGACGCAGCGGCCTCCCCCAGCAGCGTGCGCACCCGTCTCGATAAATGGCTGTGGGCAGCCCGCTTCTTCAAGCATCGTACTGCTGCCACCGAGGCCGTCGATGGCGGCAAGGTCAAGCTCAATGGCGCAGCGGTGAAGCCCGCCCGCGAGGTCAAGGCTGGAGACCGGATCGACGTCACCATCGGCGAGGAAACCCGCTCGGTCGTCGTGCGCGCGATTGCCGAAAAACGCGGATCGGCGACGGTCGCGCAAACGCTTTACGAAGAAACGACCGAAAGCATCGAACAGCGTGAGCGCGCGCGCGAGCTGCGCAGGTTCGCCGCACCGCCGGGCGCCGACCTGCATGGCCGCCCGACCAAGCGTGATCGCCGTCGGATCGACCGCTTCGGCGGATACTGA
- the cysD gene encoding sulfate adenylyltransferase subunit CysD, protein MSTLTKQTLSHLDWLEAEAIHILREVAGQCANPVLLFSGGKDSICLLRLAEKAFRPGRFPFPLMHIDTGHNYKEVTDFRDKRAAELGERLIVRSVEDSMARGTVVLKHPGESRNKHQSVTLLEAIEEFGFDACIGGARRDEEKARAKERIMSFRDEFGQWDPKNQRPELWNLYNARSHKGENIRAFPISNWTELDVWQYIQREQLELPSIYFAHPRPVVRKNGLLQPVTELTPAKDGDVVEDVLVRFRTVGDITCTAPVESDADTVEKILAETATTTITERGATRMDDQTSEASMEQRKKEGYF, encoded by the coding sequence ATGTCGACGCTGACCAAACAGACGCTGTCCCACCTCGACTGGCTCGAGGCCGAAGCCATCCACATCCTGCGCGAAGTCGCTGGCCAGTGCGCCAACCCGGTGCTGCTGTTCTCCGGCGGCAAGGATTCGATCTGCCTGCTGCGCCTGGCCGAGAAGGCCTTCCGCCCTGGCCGCTTCCCCTTCCCGCTGATGCACATCGACACCGGCCACAACTACAAGGAAGTGACCGACTTCCGCGACAAGCGCGCCGCCGAGCTGGGCGAACGCCTGATCGTGCGCTCGGTGGAAGACTCGATGGCGCGCGGCACCGTGGTGCTGAAGCACCCGGGCGAGTCGCGCAACAAGCACCAGTCGGTGACCCTGCTGGAGGCGATCGAGGAGTTCGGCTTCGACGCCTGCATCGGCGGCGCGCGGCGCGACGAGGAGAAGGCGCGCGCCAAGGAACGCATCATGAGCTTCCGCGACGAGTTCGGGCAGTGGGATCCGAAGAACCAGCGCCCCGAGCTGTGGAACCTGTACAACGCGCGCAGCCACAAGGGCGAGAACATCCGCGCCTTCCCGATCAGCAACTGGACCGAGCTCGACGTGTGGCAGTACATCCAGCGCGAGCAGCTGGAACTGCCGTCGATCTACTTCGCCCACCCCCGCCCGGTAGTGCGCAAGAACGGCCTGCTGCAGCCGGTGACCGAGCTGACCCCGGCGAAGGACGGCGACGTCGTCGAGGACGTACTGGTGCGCTTCCGCACCGTGGGCGACATCACCTGCACGGCGCCTGTGGAATCCGACGCGGACACGGTGGAGAAGATCCTCGCAGAGACGGCAACGACGACGATCACCGAGCGAGGTGCGACGCGGATGGACGACCAGACTTCGGAGGCGTCGATGGAGCAGCGGAAGAAGGAAGGGTATTTCTGA
- a CDS encoding DUF934 domain-containing protein codes for MSDIIKNGRVHADEWTVLRLAEGDEAATIALPAGRVIVPLAVWQARREELLPKAEAGVLGVWLAGNENPAALTADLSALPLVAVDFPKFADGRGYSIATLLRTRLGYGGELRAIGNVLRDQFFFLLRCGFSVLQPQEGKYTPAQLDAALASLNDFSEPYQAAVDRPEPLFRRQSRRPLQGEAA; via the coding sequence ATGTCTGACATCATCAAGAACGGTCGCGTGCATGCGGACGAGTGGACCGTGCTGCGCCTTGCCGAAGGGGACGAGGCTGCCACCATCGCCCTGCCCGCCGGCCGCGTGATCGTGCCGCTGGCGGTGTGGCAGGCGCGCCGCGAGGAACTGCTGCCCAAGGCCGAGGCGGGCGTGCTCGGCGTCTGGCTGGCGGGCAACGAGAATCCGGCCGCGCTGACGGCGGACCTGTCGGCACTGCCGCTGGTTGCGGTCGACTTCCCCAAGTTCGCAGACGGTCGCGGCTACTCGATCGCCACCCTGCTGCGCACCCGCCTGGGCTACGGCGGAGAGTTGCGTGCGATCGGCAACGTGCTGCGCGACCAGTTCTTCTTCCTGCTGCGCTGCGGCTTCAGCGTGCTGCAGCCGCAGGAGGGCAAGTACACGCCGGCCCAGCTCGACGCCGCACTCGCCAGCCTGAACGACTTCTCCGAGCCCTACCAGGCTGCGGTCGACCGACCCGAACCGCTGTTCCGCCGCCAATCGCGCCGCCCGCTGCAGGGGGAGGCCGCCTGA
- a CDS encoding tetratricopeptide repeat protein, with protein MTGTRPHSATLLARNFLAASTVLWAGVAPAALMVEDERRAAELTESLSSTLPELGFERGQAAPSLDAVVKRLRAGDLEGAEQLARETVKIHPRDAAAHELLGVTLGLRAQPKEALAALQTAIKLAPTRSSAITKAGSLLLAMDRNDEAIEHFERALRIDPADRFAHQRMGLIREARNEIPAAISHFEKGLTGTPPGYIGVKINLGRLYNLSGRFEDTVALLDGLAEQARGAELNANVVLGTAYLRLGKTQEALARFNKAATAEPGNAGYQLARGIALRDTGDGAGSLAALERALKLAPDNIEAQFQRIETLIALDRRPQAIDALHALAAANHQPLRAKSRLAELLLDAQDAAAAAAMLRELAAETGAPRPIVTRWLAAAQASGDLAAATTAAELLQQRYPTDPVAHFEAGRYFAFATQYERAEAASRAALKLKPDDAETLYLLAAIESRQGKLKASIDTARRLVKLSPDSIRNRFLLASLLQANDQAKAAEAEYRNILERAPEHGLALNNLAHMLAERGRTDEALPLAEQARKALPDNGMVLDTLGWIQHKLGRHGDAVATLTTASTLAPTQGAVFYHLGLAQQAAGRHPDARLALQKALELAPQEDWASDARTRLDKAPQ; from the coding sequence ATGACCGGGACACGCCCTCATAGCGCTACGCTTCTCGCGCGCAACTTTCTCGCCGCAAGCACGGTGCTGTGGGCGGGGGTCGCACCCGCCGCGCTGATGGTCGAGGATGAACGTCGGGCGGCAGAGCTGACCGAGTCCCTGTCCAGCACGCTGCCCGAACTCGGATTCGAACGCGGCCAGGCCGCCCCCTCGTTGGATGCAGTGGTCAAGCGACTGCGCGCCGGAGACCTGGAAGGTGCAGAGCAACTCGCCCGCGAAACGGTCAAGATCCATCCGCGCGACGCCGCCGCGCACGAGTTGCTCGGTGTCACGCTCGGCCTGCGGGCACAACCGAAGGAGGCACTGGCAGCCCTGCAGACGGCCATCAAACTCGCCCCCACGCGCAGCTCGGCCATCACAAAGGCGGGCTCGCTGCTGCTGGCGATGGACCGCAACGACGAGGCAATCGAGCATTTCGAGCGTGCCCTGCGCATCGACCCGGCCGATCGCTTTGCCCATCAGCGCATGGGCCTGATCCGCGAGGCGCGCAACGAGATTCCTGCCGCCATCAGTCATTTCGAGAAGGGCCTCACCGGCACGCCGCCGGGCTACATCGGGGTCAAGATCAACCTCGGTCGGCTTTACAACCTCAGCGGACGTTTCGAGGACACCGTGGCGCTGCTCGACGGACTGGCCGAGCAGGCGCGCGGTGCCGAACTCAACGCCAACGTGGTGCTCGGCACCGCCTACCTGCGCCTGGGCAAGACTCAGGAGGCCCTGGCCCGCTTCAACAAGGCCGCGACGGCCGAACCCGGCAATGCAGGCTACCAGCTCGCGCGCGGAATCGCGCTGCGCGACACCGGGGATGGCGCAGGCTCTCTCGCCGCGCTGGAGCGCGCCCTCAAGCTCGCCCCAGACAATATCGAGGCGCAATTCCAACGTATTGAAACGCTCATTGCCCTTGATCGCCGCCCGCAGGCGATCGATGCATTGCACGCGCTCGCCGCCGCAAACCACCAGCCGCTGCGCGCCAAGTCACGGCTGGCCGAGCTGCTGCTCGACGCCCAGGACGCAGCTGCCGCCGCCGCCATGCTGCGCGAACTTGCTGCCGAAACCGGTGCCCCGCGCCCGATCGTGACGCGCTGGCTAGCCGCTGCGCAGGCCAGCGGTGACCTCGCCGCGGCCACCACGGCCGCAGAGTTGCTACAGCAGCGCTATCCCACCGATCCTGTGGCGCACTTCGAGGCTGGACGCTACTTCGCGTTTGCTACCCAATACGAGCGTGCCGAGGCGGCCTCACGCGCCGCCCTGAAGCTGAAGCCGGACGATGCCGAAACCCTATACCTGCTCGCGGCGATCGAGTCGCGCCAAGGCAAACTCAAGGCCTCGATCGACACCGCACGCCGGTTGGTGAAGCTGAGCCCCGACAGCATTCGCAATCGCTTCCTGCTAGCCAGCCTGCTGCAGGCGAACGATCAGGCCAAGGCCGCGGAAGCCGAGTACCGCAACATCCTCGAACGCGCACCAGAGCACGGGCTGGCGCTCAACAACCTCGCGCACATGCTTGCTGAACGCGGTCGCACGGACGAGGCCCTGCCGTTAGCCGAACAGGCGCGCAAAGCCTTGCCCGACAACGGCATGGTGCTCGACACCCTGGGCTGGATCCAGCACAAGCTCGGCCGGCACGGCGATGCGGTCGCCACTCTGACAACCGCAAGCACACTCGCCCCGACGCAGGGGGCGGTGTTCTACCACCTTGGGCTCGCTCAGCAGGCCGCCGGCCGACACCCCGACGCGCGTCTAGCGCTGCAGAAGGCGCTCGAACTCGCCCCGCAGGAAGACTGGGCGAGCGACGCCCGAACTCGGCTCGACAAGGCGCCGCAATGA
- the cysN gene encoding sulfate adenylyltransferase subunit CysN — protein MSALEHLPEIDNGLLRFLTCGSVDDGKSTLIGRLLFDTKTILADTLNAIEKTSAKRGMSAVDLSLLTDGLQAEREQGITIDVAYRYFSTGRRKYIIADAPGHEQYTRNMVTAASTANLAIILIDARKGVLTQTRRHSYLASLVGIPHLVVAVNKMDLVDYDQAVFERIKAEYLAFAGKLGINDVRFIPISALEGDMIVDRGERLGWYDGPTLLDILENAPAAHTEQAENFRLPVQFVCRPQDSANPELHDYRGFMGRVESGEIAVGEAVTVLPSGVTSRVKRIELGGASLPRAIHEQSVTLLLEDEIDISRGDLIVKSSEAPEPVKQVDATVCWLSETPLNPARTYLVRHTTREVKAKVATIDYRLDVNTLEREASTGLAMNDIARVTLKLAQPIVADRYKDNRATGAFIIIDESTNNTVGAGMIG, from the coding sequence ATGTCCGCCCTTGAACACCTGCCCGAGATCGATAACGGCCTGCTGCGCTTCCTCACCTGCGGCAGCGTCGATGACGGCAAGAGCACCCTGATCGGCCGCCTGCTGTTCGACACCAAGACCATCCTCGCCGACACCCTCAACGCCATCGAGAAGACCTCGGCCAAGCGCGGCATGAGCGCGGTCGACCTCTCCCTGCTCACCGACGGCCTGCAGGCCGAGCGCGAGCAGGGCATCACCATCGACGTCGCCTACCGCTACTTCTCCACCGGCCGGCGCAAGTACATCATCGCCGACGCCCCCGGCCACGAGCAGTACACCCGCAACATGGTGACCGCAGCCTCCACGGCCAACCTGGCGATCATCCTCATCGATGCGCGCAAAGGCGTGCTGACGCAGACCCGCCGCCACTCCTACCTCGCCAGCCTGGTCGGCATTCCCCACCTGGTGGTCGCGGTCAACAAGATGGACCTGGTCGACTACGACCAGGCGGTGTTCGAGCGCATCAAGGCGGAGTACCTCGCCTTCGCCGGCAAGCTCGGCATCAATGACGTGCGCTTCATCCCGATCTCGGCGCTGGAAGGCGACATGATCGTCGATCGCGGCGAGCGCCTCGGCTGGTACGACGGCCCGACCCTGCTCGACATCCTCGAGAACGCCCCCGCCGCCCACACCGAACAGGCCGAGAACTTCCGCCTGCCCGTGCAGTTCGTGTGCCGCCCGCAGGATTCCGCCAACCCCGAGCTGCACGACTACCGCGGCTTCATGGGCCGGGTCGAATCGGGCGAGATCGCCGTCGGCGAGGCTGTCACCGTGCTGCCTTCGGGAGTCACCAGCCGCGTCAAGCGCATCGAACTCGGAGGCGCCAGCCTGCCGCGCGCGATCCACGAGCAATCGGTGACCCTGCTGCTGGAAGACGAGATCGACATCTCGCGCGGCGACCTCATCGTGAAGTCGAGCGAGGCGCCAGAACCCGTCAAGCAAGTCGACGCCACCGTGTGCTGGCTGTCGGAAACCCCGTTGAATCCGGCCCGAACCTATCTGGTGCGGCACACCACTCGCGAGGTGAAGGCCAAGGTCGCGACCATCGATTACCGGCTCGATGTGAACACCCTGGAGCGAGAAGCGAGCACCGGCCTCGCCATGAACGACATCGCCCGTGTCACGCTCAAGCTCGCACAGCCGATCGTCGCCGACCGCTACAAGGACAACCGCGCCACCGGCGCCTTCATCATCATCGACGAGAGCACCAACAACACGGTGGGTGCGGGCATGATCGGCTGA